The Streptomyces sp. NBC_01463 DNA window AACCTCGACCTGCTCCTGGCCCAGCTCTCCGACATCGACGCCCCGCACCGCGCCGCCCACTTCGCCTGCGCCGCCGCCCTCGCACTCCCGGACGGCACGGAACGCGTGGTCGAGGGCCGCCTGCCCGGCACCCTGCGCCACACCCCGTCCGGCACGGGCGGCTTCGGCTACGACCCGATCCTCCAGCCGGAGGGCGAGACCCGGACCTGCGCGGAACTGACCCCGGCGGAGAAGAACGCGATCAGCCACCGGGGGAAGGCGTTCCGGGCGCTGGTGCCGGTGGTGCGGGAGTTGGTGGGGTGAACGACGCGATGGGCCGCCCCTGTGGGACGGCCCATCTGTGGTGC harbors:
- the rdgB gene encoding RdgB/HAM1 family non-canonical purine NTP pyrophosphatase, coding for MTRLILATRNAGKITELHAILADAGLTYELVGADAYPEIPDVKETGVTFAENALLKAHALAQATGHPAIADDSGLCVDVLNGAPGIFSARWAGTHGNDQANLDLLLAQLSDIDAPHRAAHFACAAALALPDGTERVVEGRLPGTLRHTPSGTGGFGYDPILQPEGETRTCAELTPAEKNAISHRGKAFRALVPVVRELVG